From Oscillospiraceae bacterium CM, a single genomic window includes:
- a CDS encoding uracil-DNA glycosylase — MPSWEELEKACQTCKKCALYETRTNVVFGVGSREADVLFVGEGPGEQEDLKGEPFVGRAGQLLDDMLKIINLDRHKNIYIANIVKCRPPKNRDPLNTEQDACMDYLRAQFALLTPKIVVCLGRIAAYRLIGEDFKISRDHGKWFDKNGTRFMALYHPAALLRDPRRRPETFVDLKTLEQAIKETCPGTYTLS, encoded by the coding sequence ATGCCATCGTGGGAAGAACTTGAAAAAGCCTGCCAGACCTGCAAAAAATGCGCGCTGTACGAGACACGGACGAACGTTGTTTTCGGCGTCGGCAGCCGCGAGGCCGACGTTTTGTTCGTTGGCGAGGGGCCGGGCGAGCAGGAGGATTTAAAGGGGGAGCCCTTCGTCGGGCGGGCGGGCCAGCTCTTGGACGACATGCTGAAAATCATCAATCTTGACCGGCACAAGAACATCTATATCGCCAACATCGTTAAATGCCGCCCGCCGAAAAACCGCGACCCCTTGAACACGGAGCAGGACGCGTGCATGGATTACCTGCGCGCGCAATTTGCGCTGCTCACGCCGAAAATCGTTGTCTGTCTGGGGCGCATTGCGGCCTATCGCCTGATCGGCGAGGATTTTAAAATTTCACGCGACCACGGGAAATGGTTTGACAAAAACGGCACGCGTTTCATGGCGCTTTATCACCCGGCGGCGCTGCTGCGTGACCCGCGGCGGCGGCCGGAGACATTTGTCGATCTCAAGACGCTCGAGCAGGCGATCAAAGAGACGTGCCCCGGCACGTATACGCTGTCATGA
- a CDS encoding GNAT family N-acetyltransferase, whose amino-acid sequence MPRHVYAVMTAQATPRLASLKDVPALKELWRLVFDDSAQDVEDFFKIFFSPDHTVVIDGGTGIVAASYLLPVGSLVLPDGQRFACAMIYAVATHPAQRGRGYGASVTTAAEKQALALGYDAVVLKPATDGLFDYYARKSDFVEFFGVYEEAFESAALTPPTPGVAAVPVSPLSYRQRRAALLSGGVYIDMDTHALSYQEHLCRTAGGGLFEIRRNGTAVGCAICEREAGTLIIKELLLADAALKKAAVAALGEYFPAPVYRLRTTTGDAANYRRFGMLRPLRGLEHCSDAVCWYGPAFD is encoded by the coding sequence GTGCCCCGGCACGTATACGCTGTCATGACGGCGCAGGCAACGCCGCGTCTTGCCTCTTTAAAAGACGTCCCCGCTCTGAAAGAGCTCTGGCGCCTTGTTTTTGACGACAGCGCGCAGGACGTTGAGGATTTTTTTAAAATCTTCTTTAGCCCGGACCACACCGTTGTGATTGACGGCGGGACTGGGATTGTTGCCGCGTCATACCTTCTGCCCGTTGGAAGCCTTGTCCTGCCGGATGGCCAGCGCTTTGCCTGCGCGATGATTTACGCCGTCGCCACGCACCCGGCTCAGAGAGGCCGAGGCTACGGCGCTTCTGTGACAACAGCTGCTGAAAAACAGGCGCTGGCGCTCGGCTATGACGCGGTTGTACTGAAACCGGCTACAGACGGCCTGTTTGACTATTACGCCCGAAAAAGCGATTTCGTTGAATTTTTCGGCGTTTACGAGGAGGCGTTTGAATCGGCCGCCCTCACGCCTCCCACGCCGGGTGTTGCCGCCGTGCCCGTTTCGCCGCTATCATACCGACAGCGCCGGGCAGCCCTCTTATCCGGCGGCGTCTATATCGACATGGACACGCACGCGCTCTCCTATCAAGAGCACCTCTGCCGCACAGCGGGCGGCGGTCTTTTTGAAATCCGGCGCAACGGCACGGCTGTCGGCTGTGCCATCTGTGAGCGCGAGGCGGGCACGCTTATCATCAAAGAGCTTTTATTGGCTGACGCGGCGCTTAAAAAAGCTGCCGTCGCCGCGCTCGGCGAGTACTTCCCGGCACCCGTCTACCGTCTCCGCACGACGACGGGTGACGCTGCCAATTATCGTCGCTTCGGCATGCTGCGCCCGCTTCGCGGTTTGGAACACTGTTCAGACGCCGTGTGCTGGTACGGCCCGGCGTTTGACTGA
- a CDS encoding UvrD-helicase domain-containing protein yields the protein MTASLTDRFISARRDVIALDFMHLNDMQRRGVLTTAGPLLLLAGAGSGKTTVLINRIANLIQYGSGSDSLELPPAVTEQDAAFLEAYAKNPIPEERARAQALCAVEPVEPWRLLAITFTNKAADELKLRLEKLLGDASNDIWALTFHAACVRILRRDIDRLGYDRSFTIYDTSDSQSLMKRILKDLNMDDKTYPYRTVLNTISRAKDSMIMAEDFAAAADKTGDIRKRHIARAYLEYAQRMKSSNALDFDDLILLTVRLLQEHEDVRAFYQRRFRYVLIDEYQDTNNLQYLLARALAGGHENICVVGDDDQSIYKFRGATIENILSFESHYKNARVIRLEQNYRSTSHILNAANDVIRNNKGRHSKKLWTEKDSGEKVTLHIAPNEREEAAFVTSTIISDIAAGDRWSDHAVLYRLNAQSNQLEYAFKRSGVPYRMVGGTRFFDRAEVKDMLAYLCVVNNTSDDLRLMRIINNPPRGIGQVTLDAVYEMAATRQLAVYDVLKASSTIESLQKAAPKLHQFVNLIDELRALADTVPLDSFYEALLDRSGYVRMLEAKETDENLTRLENVRELKTNIVTFLREAEGGTLLDFLNEIALYTDLDQYDKTADSVVMMTMHSAKGLEFETVFIVGAEEGIFPGVRAIGEPEEMEEERRLCYVGMTRAKKKLYFTSARQRMIFGKTTAGKPSRFIEEVSSDHIDKPEAPAFSMGYRFDDDGFESSRTPTERPYSRSSSSGATSYKKKDLKPYAPSILQAAPVAAFQKGDSVEHKAFGRGLIISVSPAGGDALLEVAFDNGGTKRLMARSASAYMKKV from the coding sequence ATGACAGCTTCATTGACAGATCGCTTTATTTCGGCTCGGCGCGACGTGATCGCGCTTGATTTCATGCATTTAAACGATATGCAGCGCCGCGGCGTTTTGACGACGGCGGGCCCTTTGCTCCTGCTGGCCGGTGCCGGCAGCGGGAAGACAACGGTTCTGATCAACAGAATCGCGAATTTGATTCAATACGGCAGCGGCTCGGATAGTCTGGAACTCCCGCCCGCCGTCACAGAGCAGGACGCGGCGTTTTTAGAAGCGTACGCCAAGAACCCCATACCGGAAGAGCGTGCGCGGGCACAGGCGTTATGCGCCGTTGAACCGGTCGAGCCGTGGCGGCTTTTGGCGATTACTTTTACAAATAAGGCGGCCGACGAACTGAAGCTGCGCCTTGAAAAGCTGTTGGGCGATGCCTCAAACGATATCTGGGCGCTAACGTTTCACGCCGCGTGCGTGCGCATTCTGCGGCGCGATATTGACCGGCTCGGGTATGACCGTTCCTTCACGATTTACGACACGTCGGACAGCCAGTCCCTCATGAAGCGGATTTTAAAAGACCTCAATATGGACGATAAGACGTATCCGTACCGCACGGTGCTCAATACAATCAGCCGCGCGAAGGACAGCATGATTATGGCCGAGGATTTTGCCGCCGCTGCTGACAAAACGGGTGATATCCGCAAGCGCCACATCGCGCGGGCATATCTCGAATATGCCCAGCGCATGAAGTCCTCCAACGCCCTCGATTTTGATGACCTGATTCTCCTGACTGTCCGCCTGCTTCAGGAGCATGAAGACGTGCGGGCGTTTTATCAGCGCCGCTTCCGCTATGTGTTGATTGACGAGTATCAGGACACAAATAACCTCCAGTACCTTTTAGCGCGCGCTTTGGCGGGCGGCCACGAAAACATTTGCGTCGTCGGCGATGATGACCAGAGCATCTATAAATTCCGCGGCGCGACGATTGAAAACATACTAAGCTTTGAAAGCCATTATAAAAACGCCCGCGTCATTCGATTAGAACAGAATTACCGTTCGACGAGCCATATATTAAACGCCGCCAACGACGTCATCCGGAACAACAAGGGCCGGCACAGCAAAAAGCTGTGGACGGAGAAGGATAGCGGCGAGAAGGTAACGCTGCACATCGCGCCCAACGAGCGCGAGGAGGCCGCCTTCGTCACATCGACGATTATATCAGACATTGCCGCGGGCGACAGATGGAGCGACCACGCGGTGCTCTACCGCCTCAACGCTCAGTCAAACCAGCTCGAGTACGCCTTCAAGCGCAGCGGCGTCCCGTACCGCATGGTCGGCGGCACGCGCTTTTTTGACCGCGCGGAAGTGAAGGACATGCTGGCGTATCTCTGTGTTGTGAATAACACGTCAGACGACCTGCGCCTCATGCGTATTATCAACAACCCGCCCCGCGGCATCGGCCAAGTCACGCTGGACGCCGTTTACGAAATGGCCGCGACGCGGCAATTGGCCGTCTATGACGTTTTAAAGGCATCCTCAACCATTGAAAGCCTCCAAAAGGCGGCGCCCAAGCTGCACCAATTTGTTAATCTAATTGACGAGCTGCGCGCGCTCGCCGACACGGTCCCGCTCGACAGCTTTTATGAAGCGCTGCTTGACCGCAGCGGCTACGTGCGCATGCTGGAGGCGAAGGAGACGGATGAAAACTTGACGCGGCTTGAAAACGTCCGCGAGCTCAAAACTAACATCGTCACGTTTCTACGGGAGGCCGAAGGCGGTACGCTCTTGGACTTTCTCAATGAAATAGCGCTGTACACAGATCTCGACCAGTATGATAAAACGGCGGACAGTGTCGTGATGATGACGATGCACAGCGCCAAGGGCTTGGAGTTTGAAACGGTGTTCATCGTCGGGGCTGAGGAGGGCATTTTCCCAGGTGTTCGCGCCATCGGTGAGCCGGAGGAGATGGAGGAGGAGCGCCGCCTGTGTTACGTCGGGATGACGCGCGCCAAAAAAAAGCTCTATTTCACCAGCGCCCGTCAGCGCATGATCTTCGGCAAAACAACAGCCGGAAAACCCTCTCGCTTCATTGAGGAGGTCTCTTCAGACCATATTGACAAGCCGGAAGCACCCGCATTTTCCATGGGCTATCGCTTTGACGACGATGGTTTTGAGAGTTCACGAACACCCACAGAGCGCCCATATAGCCGCTCATCCTCATCGGGTGCGACGTCCTACAAAAAGAAGGATCTAAAACCTTATGCGCCGAGTATCCTGCAGGCTGCTCCGGTGGCCGCCTTTCAAAAAGGCGACAGTGTCGAGCACAAGGCGTTCGGGCGCGGGCTTATTATCAGTGTTTCACCGGCTGGCGGCGACGCCCTTTTGGAGGTTGCCTTCGATAACGGCGGGACGAAGCGGCTGATGGCGCGCTCGGCGTCAGCGTATATGAAAAAAGTCTGA
- a CDS encoding DMT family transporter: protein MKNHDQALGRAALFLATLIWGISFVLMDVTLTHMGAFFILAIRFLGAAAVMLPFAARDFKKLDKRYLTSGVIMGLLLLAAYAFQTFGLALTTPGKNAFLTAVYCIIVPFLYWAFRRKRPHAFNIAAAAICIVGGGLISLDGSLRLGLGDGLTLVCGLVFAVHIVVTGAAVRNRSTVLVAMLQFAVAGALALILALLFEPAPVNLSAETVWGLVFLTVVSTALCLFLQTFGQKHTPPAQASVIMALEAVFGAAASVLFTGEVLTVKLTVGFMLTFAAVIISETKLSFFKAGWQQIRDSQ from the coding sequence GTGAAAAATCATGATCAAGCACTCGGGCGGGCCGCGCTGTTTCTGGCAACGCTCATCTGGGGGATCTCATTTGTCCTGATGGACGTGACGCTGACCCACATGGGGGCGTTTTTTATCCTCGCCATCCGGTTTTTGGGCGCTGCCGCTGTCATGCTGCCGTTCGCTGCGCGCGATTTTAAAAAGCTTGATAAGCGGTATCTGACGAGCGGCGTCATCATGGGGCTTTTGCTTCTGGCTGCCTATGCGTTTCAAACGTTTGGTCTTGCGCTCACTACGCCGGGTAAAAACGCCTTTCTGACGGCCGTTTACTGTATCATCGTCCCGTTTCTCTATTGGGCTTTCAGGCGGAAACGGCCGCACGCCTTTAACATTGCCGCAGCAGCCATCTGCATTGTCGGCGGCGGTCTCATCTCGCTTGATGGCAGTCTCCGCCTCGGTCTCGGCGATGGGCTGACGCTTGTCTGCGGGCTCGTTTTTGCCGTTCACATCGTTGTGACAGGCGCGGCTGTGCGTAACCGCAGCACCGTGCTTGTGGCAATGCTGCAGTTTGCTGTTGCCGGGGCGCTTGCGCTGATACTGGCCCTGCTATTTGAACCGGCACCGGTCAATCTTTCAGCCGAGACAGTTTGGGGCCTTGTTTTTCTGACGGTCGTGAGCACGGCCTTGTGCCTGTTTCTTCAGACGTTCGGCCAAAAGCATACGCCACCGGCACAAGCGTCCGTCATCATGGCGCTGGAGGCTGTTTTCGGGGCTGCGGCTTCCGTCCTCTTTACCGGCGAAGTGTTAACCGTCAAGCTGACCGTCGGCTTTATGCTAACGTTTGCAGCCGTTATTATCAGTGAGACAAAGCTGTCTTTTTTTAAAGCCGGTTGGCAGCAAATACGTGACAGCCAATAA
- a CDS encoding DUF2461 domain-containing protein, translating to MFTGFTEKAAEFLWGIRLNNNRAWFLENKGVFHDEIQAPLKALADDVWSYLIDKTGLDLTYRISRIYRDARRVKTGEFYKDSLWFSLEKHHENWQEMPVFFFEISPEGYMYGMGYYAATAATMKKFRDRLDVNPAEFERIAAALKRHKDFQIFGEEYRRKKAEKTGLLADWYNRKTLAVIAEFKGHETIATPAFAKTLCLEFESLVPLYAFCQSLEGDV from the coding sequence ATGTTCACCGGTTTTACGGAAAAAGCAGCGGAATTTTTATGGGGCATCCGCTTGAATAACAATCGGGCGTGGTTTCTTGAAAACAAAGGCGTTTTTCATGATGAAATCCAGGCCCCGCTCAAGGCGCTGGCAGACGACGTCTGGTCATATCTGATCGATAAAACAGGGCTCGACCTCACATATCGCATCTCCCGCATATACAGAGACGCACGCCGCGTCAAGACCGGTGAATTCTATAAGGACAGCCTTTGGTTTTCTCTGGAAAAGCACCATGAAAACTGGCAGGAAATGCCCGTCTTCTTTTTCGAAATTTCTCCCGAGGGGTACATGTACGGCATGGGGTATTATGCAGCGACCGCCGCGACGATGAAGAAATTCCGTGACCGGCTTGACGTAAACCCCGCCGAATTTGAGCGCATTGCCGCAGCACTTAAACGCCACAAAGACTTTCAGATTTTCGGTGAGGAATACCGACGCAAAAAAGCTGAGAAGACGGGCCTGCTCGCCGATTGGTACAATCGGAAAACGCTTGCCGTCATCGCTGAATTTAAGGGGCACGAAACAATCGCCACCCCGGCGTTTGCCAAAACGCTCTGCCTCGAATTCGAATCGCTTGTACCGCTGTATGCATTCTGCCAATCGCTGGAGGGGGATGTATAG
- a CDS encoding DUF4173 domain-containing protein, giving the protein MTDLPNGASSSPESVPGGSLPSYAGLVPAPFQASRRDGIFALVAFVLGYFFCRWVLVSTQGWGTAVFTVAFLATVTTYLFAKGARMSGEAWFWFGVTLLVGLSFAVWDDVGLLPLKNMFLFCAAVYWVMAATQTQMAGRTNNFLLLDALSVVFIVPFSNFINQYRSLGALSRGREPKKRMGQSIALGIVLSAVVILFVTPQLLTADSGGFSHLLRRFIGLFRFDFSKLVEFLLYAFLAIPTAAYLFGLVSGCAARRHTSSFSPEKTGESVKACRVVAPVTIFIVLGAAVLLYGVFIACQVPYFFSAFSGARPEGWLSYSDYARRGFFELCRLAFVNLLLLTAANVTSRTPRRESLPLKIFNILLALITLLLIATAWSKMALYISAYGLTMLRILPCVFMALLAMICIGILVLQKWQFSIVRLALIAGAVLFTALCILNVDGYITRYNTNRYLAGTLPQYSDAVLYRAGAAGVPDAARVYETTEDPVLRGALQNYLQEQKSRTDMTEGTFWETYQDKIARERLRTLYLG; this is encoded by the coding sequence ATGACTGATTTACCGAATGGGGCGAGCAGTTCGCCCGAGTCCGTACCGGGCGGGAGTCTGCCCTCTTATGCCGGGCTTGTTCCAGCCCCCTTTCAGGCGTCGCGCCGGGACGGCATATTTGCGCTCGTTGCGTTTGTTCTCGGTTATTTCTTCTGCCGCTGGGTGCTGGTGTCGACACAGGGGTGGGGGACGGCCGTTTTCACTGTCGCTTTCCTGGCAACGGTCACGACGTATCTTTTTGCGAAAGGCGCACGGATGAGCGGTGAAGCGTGGTTTTGGTTCGGCGTGACGCTTCTCGTCGGCCTCAGCTTTGCCGTCTGGGATGACGTTGGTCTTCTGCCGCTGAAAAACATGTTTTTATTCTGCGCCGCTGTATACTGGGTTATGGCCGCTACGCAAACACAAATGGCCGGGAGAACAAACAATTTTCTGCTGCTTGATGCCCTGAGTGTCGTTTTTATCGTTCCCTTCAGCAACTTTATAAACCAGTATAGAAGTCTTGGGGCGTTGAGCCGTGGGCGGGAGCCAAAAAAAAGAATGGGCCAGTCAATTGCCTTGGGGATCGTCCTATCTGCTGTCGTTATTCTGTTTGTAACGCCACAGCTTTTAACAGCTGACAGCGGTGGTTTTTCGCACCTGCTGCGCCGCTTTATCGGCTTGTTCCGATTCGATTTTTCAAAGCTCGTCGAATTTCTTTTGTACGCCTTCCTCGCCATCCCGACGGCGGCCTATCTGTTCGGGCTTGTGTCGGGCTGTGCCGCCCGGCGGCACACATCGTCGTTTTCCCCGGAGAAGACGGGTGAAAGCGTCAAGGCTTGCCGTGTTGTCGCGCCGGTGACGATTTTTATTGTTCTGGGCGCGGCGGTTTTACTGTATGGCGTATTCATCGCGTGCCAAGTGCCATACTTCTTTTCGGCATTCTCCGGCGCGCGGCCGGAGGGCTGGCTCTCGTATTCTGACTATGCCCGGCGCGGATTTTTTGAGCTCTGCCGTCTGGCTTTTGTTAATCTTCTGCTTTTAACGGCGGCCAACGTCACAAGCCGCACGCCGCGGCGGGAGAGCCTGCCGCTCAAAATCTTCAACATCCTCCTCGCGCTCATAACACTGCTCCTCATCGCGACGGCCTGGAGCAAGATGGCGCTTTATATCAGTGCCTATGGCCTCACAATGCTGCGGATACTGCCATGCGTGTTCATGGCGCTTCTGGCGATGATCTGTATCGGAATTCTTGTACTGCAGAAATGGCAGTTTTCAATCGTCCGTCTCGCGCTGATTGCCGGTGCCGTCTTGTTCACGGCGCTCTGCATATTAAACGTTGACGGCTATATCACTCGTTATAATACGAATCGTTACCTCGCCGGAACACTGCCGCAGTACAGTGACGCCGTGCTCTATCGCGCCGGGGCGGCGGGCGTTCCTGACGCCGCGCGGGTTTATGAAACAACGGAGGACCCGGTCCTGCGCGGCGCGCTGCAAAACTATCTCCAGGAGCAAAAATCACGCACCGACATGACAGAGGGCACCTTCTGGGAGACGTATCAGGACAAAATAGCGCGGGAAAGACTTCGAACGCTTTATCTGGGGTAA
- a CDS encoding helix-turn-helix transcriptional regulator produces MAIVINLDVMMARRKISSGELAEKIGLSQANLSILKTGKARAIRFSTLEALCRALDCQPGDILEYREEA; encoded by the coding sequence ATGGCGATAGTAATTAACCTTGACGTCATGATGGCCCGGCGGAAAATCTCCTCCGGCGAGCTTGCCGAAAAAATCGGTTTAAGCCAGGCCAATCTGTCAATTCTCAAAACAGGAAAGGCACGGGCGATCCGTTTTTCAACGCTGGAAGCCCTCTGCCGGGCGCTGGACTGCCAGCCCGGCGACATTTTGGAATACAGGGAGGAAGCATAG
- a CDS encoding DUF2975 domain-containing protein translates to MWNDDRSLLLSRVCVTVFLIVLAATAVFAPWLVARTFGNTDMAGSETLVLITVYTGCIPAAFLLTRLYILLRRIAQGEVFVPQNVEALRHISWCCFAGAIICAVSVIYYMPWVFVAVAAGFVGLIVRVVKNVFARAVALQDDADHTI, encoded by the coding sequence ATGTGGAATGACGACCGGTCGCTTCTTTTAAGCCGGGTCTGTGTAACTGTCTTCTTGATTGTTCTAGCGGCAACGGCCGTTTTTGCGCCGTGGCTTGTAGCGAGAACGTTTGGGAATACAGATATGGCAGGTTCGGAGACACTCGTATTAATCACGGTCTATACAGGCTGCATTCCCGCCGCTTTTTTGCTGACAAGGCTATATATTCTCCTGCGCCGGATTGCGCAGGGCGAGGTTTTTGTCCCGCAAAACGTTGAGGCACTGCGGCACATCTCGTGGTGTTGTTTTGCCGGGGCTATCATCTGCGCCGTCTCTGTCATCTATTATATGCCGTGGGTCTTTGTCGCCGTAGCCGCCGGTTTTGTCGGTCTCATCGTCCGCGTCGTGAAAAACGTTTTCGCGCGGGCGGTTGCCCTGCAGGATGACGCCGACCACACCATTTAG
- a CDS encoding sigma-70 family RNA polymerase sigma factor, which produces MMEQATLCRLLAAKQGDRDAADEMVSLNSGLIWSVARRYFGRGVDPDDLYQLGCVGFLKAVAGFDPEYGTQFSTYAVPKIAGEIRRFLRDDGSIKVSRTIKERAHVIHSAKSHLEQKLGREPTLSELSAETGVTIEDIAVAETAVGAPESLQRETGDDGFTLENILGDWCQEEHLIERVALREAIAALPEKEQMVIRLRYYRGMTQESAARILKVSQVQVSRLERRAVEQLRYLLR; this is translated from the coding sequence ATGATGGAACAGGCCACGCTCTGCCGCCTCTTGGCTGCCAAACAAGGGGACCGCGACGCTGCCGATGAAATGGTGTCGCTCAATTCCGGACTCATCTGGAGTGTCGCGCGGCGGTACTTCGGGCGTGGCGTCGACCCGGACGACCTCTACCAGTTGGGCTGTGTCGGCTTTCTGAAGGCGGTGGCCGGATTTGACCCCGAATACGGCACGCAGTTTTCAACGTATGCCGTCCCAAAGATCGCCGGGGAGATCCGGCGCTTTTTGCGTGACGACGGCAGCATCAAGGTCAGCCGCACCATTAAGGAGCGGGCGCATGTCATCCACAGCGCGAAGAGCCACTTAGAGCAAAAGCTCGGCCGGGAGCCGACGCTGTCAGAGCTGTCGGCGGAAACCGGCGTGACGATTGAGGATATCGCCGTCGCCGAGACGGCTGTCGGCGCGCCGGAGTCGCTGCAGCGGGAGACAGGGGATGATGGCTTCACACTGGAAAACATCCTCGGCGACTGGTGCCAGGAGGAGCATTTGATTGAGCGCGTGGCGCTGCGCGAGGCCATTGCTGCGCTGCCGGAGAAGGAACAGATGGTTATTCGCCTGCGCTATTACCGCGGCATGACGCAGGAGTCTGCCGCCCGCATCTTAAAAGTGTCGCAGGTGCAGGTCTCGCGGCTGGAGCGCCGCGCCGTTGAGCAGCTGCGATACCTGCTGAGATAG
- a CDS encoding anti-sigma F factor: MTETNGFKMEFLSRSTNEGFARTVMACFASQLDPTLEELGDIKTAVSEAVTNSIVHAYPNTLGRIQLRARLFDDDWIEITVRDWGCGIDDVKRARSPMFTTGGDERSGMGFTIMESFMDKLRVRSKPGRGTTVVMRRNISVRMSEK, encoded by the coding sequence ATGACAGAGACTAACGGTTTTAAAATGGAGTTTTTAAGCCGATCAACGAATGAGGGCTTCGCGCGGACGGTCATGGCCTGCTTTGCCTCACAGCTCGATCCGACGCTGGAGGAATTAGGGGATATCAAAACGGCCGTCAGCGAGGCGGTTACAAACAGCATCGTGCATGCTTATCCGAACACACTTGGACGCATTCAGCTGCGTGCGCGCCTTTTTGACGATGACTGGATTGAAATCACGGTTCGTGACTGGGGCTGCGGCATCGACGATGTGAAGCGCGCCCGGTCGCCGATGTTCACAACGGGCGGCGACGAGCGCAGCGGCATGGGCTTTACCATTATGGAAAGCTTTATGGACAAGCTGCGCGTCCGCTCAAAGCCCGGGCGTGGAACGACCGTCGTCATGCGCCGTAACATCTCGGTGCGGATGAGCGAAAAATGA
- a CDS encoding anti-sigma factor antagonist (This anti-anti-sigma factor, or anti-sigma factor antagonist, belongs to a family that includes characterized members SpoIIAA, RsbV, RsfA, and RsfB.) — MTIGTSIDGGQLTIFLNGELDHHAARKAIAVIEEKIDTQLPRETILDFRGLTFMDSSGIAIVLKTYRRMQELGGKVRVENVSNQPRRVLDAAGVERIVKITALTKEV; from the coding sequence ATGACAATCGGCACATCGATTGACGGCGGACAGCTGACGATTTTTCTCAATGGTGAGCTCGACCACCACGCCGCCAGAAAAGCCATTGCCGTAATAGAAGAAAAGATCGACACGCAGCTGCCGCGTGAAACCATTCTGGACTTTCGGGGGCTGACGTTTATGGATTCATCCGGCATTGCCATTGTCTTAAAAACGTACCGCCGTATGCAGGAGCTCGGCGGAAAAGTCCGCGTTGAAAATGTGAGCAACCAGCCGCGGCGCGTGCTTGACGCGGCCGGGGTCGAACGTATCGTCAAAATAACCGCGCTGACGAAGGAGGTCTAA